In Sulfuracidifex metallicus DSM 6482 = JCM 9184, a single window of DNA contains:
- a CDS encoding LPXTG cell wall anchor domain-containing protein: MIALASASTCASAGSISFEEGFGFLLAGIAIVAGVAFFFLTRKNAV; this comes from the coding sequence ATGATAGCTTTAGCCTCGGCTTCAACATGTGCGTCCGCAGGTAGCATTAGTTTCGAAGAGGGATTCGGCTTCTTACTTGCTGGGATAGCGATAGTGGCTGGAGTAGCGTTTTTCTTCTTAACACGAAAGAATGCAGTTTAA
- the soxA gene encoding proton pump complex quinol oxidase subunit SoxA has product MESHRDWEKIWFVVMLVIVVFFVGWSYTSVMTGDTATYRDGLPLASGVPKPLPNGTVVIYMEGIQWAWLPQNATEIVYMPNGTEENISVNSIITYVNGYPLIKVDPHQPVEFILYSNNVVHAFYLRLPHGPQNVNVVPGINSYSFFFAPSTPGNYTFHCAEYCGVGHSYMYGYLEVM; this is encoded by the coding sequence GTGGAGTCTCATCGTGATTGGGAAAAGATCTGGTTCGTAGTGATGTTGGTCATAGTGGTGTTTTTCGTGGGCTGGTCTTATACATCAGTTATGACCGGAGATACAGCCACATATAGAGATGGACTTCCTCTAGCTAGCGGAGTTCCAAAACCACTTCCTAATGGTACAGTTGTGATCTACATGGAAGGAATTCAATGGGCTTGGTTACCACAGAACGCCACTGAAATTGTATATATGCCAAACGGAACGGAGGAAAATATCAGCGTGAATAGCATTATAACATACGTAAACGGATATCCTTTGATTAAGGTAGATCCACACCAACCCGTAGAGTTTATCTTGTACAGCAATAACGTAGTTCACGCATTTTACCTCAGATTACCTCACGGACCTCAAAACGTAAACGTTGTACCTGGAATTAACAGCTACTCATTCTTCTTTGCACCTTCAACTCCAGGGAACTATACCTTCCATTGCGCTGAATACTGTGGAGTAGGACATTCATACATGTACGGTTATTTAGAGGTGATGTAA
- a CDS encoding DUF1404 domain-containing protein: MLHYSGERTTAKNLILPATLIIAFVNPFTEALQFVNPIVYMLDHYALYTAGAILGYKFFKGTLLTFLIGLIPAIAWHIPYLFALGASFITFRILCEATLFLGGVLAGSFIKSMSLGLKVTFLGLYMLADSFLSIFFILEYPQYSNVDYPFLSWTPSALPMVGITMFIVMNIVLIYSIVKIMQNAMIF, translated from the coding sequence ATGTTACATTACAGTGGGGAAAGAACCACAGCTAAGAACCTTATACTGCCAGCAACGCTAATTATAGCATTCGTAAATCCTTTCACTGAGGCTCTTCAGTTCGTGAACCCTATTGTTTACATGTTAGATCATTATGCACTATACACGGCTGGAGCTATCTTGGGATATAAGTTCTTTAAGGGGACGCTATTGACGTTCCTGATTGGTTTAATTCCTGCAATAGCTTGGCACATACCTTACTTGTTTGCACTAGGTGCATCGTTCATCACTTTTAGAATTCTGTGTGAAGCGACCCTCTTCCTAGGAGGAGTACTAGCAGGCTCATTCATTAAGTCAATGTCATTAGGCCTGAAAGTTACATTCCTAGGTCTCTATATGCTAGCGGATTCCTTTCTCAGTATTTTTTTTATTCTAGAGTATCCCCAATATTCAAACGTTGACTATCCATTTCTATCTTGGACTCCTTCAGCTTTACCTATGGTAGGGATAACAATGTTCATAGTAATGAATATTGTGCTCATTTACTCCATCGTCAAGATAATGCAGAATGCTATGATTTTTTAA
- a CDS encoding molybdopterin dinucleotide binding domain-containing protein: MTKPRLILEKAMSSSNSSSNSSTTSPVQNSRIPLPPPDAEIYHATCRFCNVGCGYDIFVFPTYKEGGPAKGQNAVVYNMNDEVFNRNLVNYQADYTSPVIPLGANYGTPWIGESMVSKTIKFNPKTNNWEPVYILEVPSSECPVNEGNYSTRGGKNALRNWSPFNDNAAGFKVFSTRIQTPLIRWNGSLQPVGWSYAIDVAARIAKYYMDNETVNYPSPVGPAATQILAIRADHGGGQGGGVFSNLMPGLFIHMGLATPFVRFHYQVAFSFTQDALEEATNGNGTDTASMLDISISDVLVLWGINEYATSTVNLIQHIFDNIGGATLDRKKQWFDPGEPVAPGNIIIVEARPSETVHAVAAKLNVSIQDAMNGNSDQFLYVQVNPGTDSELANAVAAYIYYTYPDVISHFINMYQSASSNGFNFNQTTYKYYTEYLQSKTLSEWLSEASSITGVPQNIIQKMGDMLAKPKMGSNGNTYYNRVLVEFEKGIIWSGNYTPIYAVANLGIITGALSGRPGCGVSTGFGHQRGAAFPIPPPPPWQSNLSQGRQFFISMHTYVPAQIQSNGQTVTGTAIVEFIKNFYSQYTSSGIPQIYQYNPIIDYLIYSGYGKMLWMFTANPYKQTMSGEKLSQVIDNRSHLLQQCVEQTAGLGIPSSSSGAGTSPNYDTSAVGATLPNFPTSEQYANAVISCLSGTNSVSGALFVVGNDIFLEQNDLLKHAAHLILPSASNHGETYEIRWDGHDRRLRLDDVYHSPLGMSMPDVWIYAMIAYDIYQMYVAEGNQNSPQAQRLYTAFNQIWSYLSSNMSTNSAPLSLSALSSYSENYYDYNWFNIYNSLWNYYVANGPSNFSKWPYGYVVPHWTPWWGSIDLNDLKMARTVGVQLPILGKTTNSDGSFTMYGLVNYAEPLIAGKARVEMVTVDPNKSITVGNTSLPLITRQVQYMDNSQLQSTLGITLSDLANYVINGFNPFPTPYVGIFGYAASLQGKYKYWANNGRWNIIFQSGWVDYQIPDILRRVPQPIIMMNAQDASNEGLQNGDIIQAYNDYGSLDGIVWISNTVPPGQLFIAMAYEVKPGANQTTTVTVDPVTANQMVKWSWVNIQKIGTLPPEQKQTITFAPVQFQIPSSGSS; the protein is encoded by the coding sequence ATGACTAAACCTCGTTTAATACTTGAGAAAGCTATGTCATCCTCAAATAGTTCATCAAACAGCTCTACAACTTCACCGGTTCAGAATTCTAGAATTCCACTTCCGCCACCAGACGCTGAAATATATCATGCTACTTGTAGGTTCTGTAACGTCGGGTGTGGCTATGATATATTCGTATTCCCAACGTATAAGGAAGGAGGTCCAGCCAAAGGGCAGAACGCAGTCGTATACAATATGAATGACGAAGTATTTAACAGAAACCTTGTAAATTATCAAGCTGACTATACTAGCCCCGTAATTCCTTTGGGTGCGAATTACGGTACGCCGTGGATAGGGGAGTCCATGGTCTCTAAAACGATTAAGTTCAACCCTAAGACCAATAACTGGGAACCCGTATATATTCTTGAAGTGCCGAGTTCTGAGTGCCCAGTAAATGAGGGAAACTACTCTACTAGAGGTGGAAAGAATGCATTGAGGAACTGGAGCCCTTTCAACGATAATGCTGCTGGTTTCAAGGTTTTCTCAACAAGGATACAGACTCCCCTAATAAGATGGAACGGGAGTCTTCAACCAGTTGGATGGAGTTATGCTATTGATGTAGCAGCTAGGATCGCAAAATATTACATGGATAATGAGACAGTCAACTATCCTAGTCCAGTGGGGCCAGCAGCCACACAGATATTAGCAATTAGAGCAGATCACGGAGGAGGGCAAGGAGGAGGAGTATTCAGTAACTTAATGCCAGGCTTGTTCATTCATATGGGATTAGCTACACCATTCGTGAGATTCCACTATCAGGTTGCATTCTCCTTTACTCAAGATGCATTAGAGGAGGCTACGAATGGAAATGGAACTGATACTGCAAGTATGCTTGATATAAGCATATCCGATGTTCTTGTTCTATGGGGAATAAACGAATATGCTACGTCTACCGTTAACCTAATACAGCACATATTCGACAACATCGGAGGGGCAACCTTGGACAGGAAGAAACAATGGTTCGATCCAGGAGAGCCTGTTGCTCCAGGTAACATAATAATAGTTGAAGCAAGACCTTCTGAAACAGTTCATGCCGTGGCAGCTAAATTGAACGTGAGTATACAAGATGCAATGAATGGAAACAGCGATCAGTTCCTTTACGTCCAAGTTAACCCAGGTACTGATTCTGAACTGGCAAATGCTGTAGCAGCATACATATATTACACCTACCCAGATGTAATAAGTCACTTCATCAACATGTATCAATCTGCTAGCTCTAACGGCTTTAATTTCAATCAAACAACTTATAAATATTACACTGAATACCTGCAGTCAAAGACACTAAGCGAATGGCTATCAGAAGCATCTTCAATAACTGGAGTACCTCAGAATATTATACAGAAGATGGGCGATATGTTGGCTAAACCAAAGATGGGAAGCAACGGCAATACTTACTACAATAGAGTACTTGTAGAGTTTGAAAAGGGAATAATATGGTCTGGTAATTACACACCTATTTATGCTGTAGCCAACCTTGGAATCATTACCGGAGCCCTATCTGGAAGGCCAGGCTGTGGAGTTTCTACGGGATTTGGCCACCAGAGAGGTGCAGCTTTCCCCATACCTCCACCACCTCCATGGCAGAGCAACTTAAGCCAAGGGAGGCAATTCTTCATCTCGATGCACACATACGTGCCAGCTCAGATACAGTCAAATGGACAGACAGTAACCGGGACTGCCATCGTTGAATTCATAAAGAACTTCTATAGCCAATACACTTCAAGTGGAATTCCACAGATATATCAGTACAACCCAATCATAGATTACCTGATCTACAGTGGATACGGAAAGATGCTTTGGATGTTTACTGCGAATCCATATAAACAGACCATGAGCGGAGAGAAGCTTAGCCAAGTCATAGACAACAGATCACACTTATTACAACAATGCGTAGAGCAAACTGCAGGACTAGGCATTCCATCCTCGTCGTCAGGTGCTGGAACTTCTCCCAACTATGATACTTCCGCAGTAGGTGCTACATTACCTAACTTCCCTACCTCTGAACAATACGCTAATGCTGTTATATCCTGCTTAAGCGGAACTAATAGCGTATCTGGAGCGCTATTCGTAGTTGGCAACGATATCTTCCTAGAACAGAATGACCTCTTAAAGCATGCTGCTCATTTGATACTACCTTCAGCCTCTAACCATGGAGAGACTTACGAGATAAGATGGGACGGACATGACAGAAGGCTTAGACTAGACGATGTCTATCACTCTCCCTTAGGTATGTCAATGCCTGACGTATGGATCTACGCAATGATTGCGTATGATATCTATCAGATGTATGTAGCGGAAGGGAATCAGAACTCACCTCAAGCTCAAAGGCTATATACAGCATTTAATCAGATATGGAGCTATCTCAGTAGCAACATGTCTACCAATTCCGCACCTCTATCTCTATCTGCCCTCTCCAGCTATTCAGAGAACTATTACGACTATAACTGGTTTAATATTTACAATAGTCTCTGGAACTACTATGTAGCTAATGGACCTTCAAACTTCTCGAAATGGCCATACGGATATGTAGTGCCACACTGGACTCCATGGTGGGGATCAATTGACCTAAATGACTTAAAGATGGCTAGAACTGTGGGAGTTCAACTTCCCATTCTTGGCAAGACAACCAACTCGGACGGCAGTTTTACTATGTATGGTCTGGTGAACTATGCAGAGCCTCTGATTGCAGGAAAAGCTAGAGTAGAAATGGTAACGGTTGATCCTAACAAAAGCATCACGGTGGGTAACACTAGCCTACCGCTTATAACTAGGCAAGTACAATACATGGATAACAGTCAGTTACAGTCTACCCTTGGAATTACTCTTAGCGACTTAGCGAATTACGTGATAAACGGATTCAATCCCTTCCCCACTCCATATGTAGGCATATTCGGCTATGCTGCATCGCTTCAGGGCAAGTATAAGTATTGGGCTAACAACGGAAGATGGAACATAATATTCCAGTCAGGATGGGTTGACTACCAGATTCCAGATATATTAAGGAGAGTTCCTCAGCCCATTATCATGATGAACGCCCAGGACGCATCTAATGAAGGTTTGCAAAATGGAGATATAATTCAAGCTTACAATGATTATGGTTCTTTAGACGGAATAGTTTGGATCTCAAACACTGTTCCTCCAGGACAATTATTCATTGCAATGGCATATGAAGTGAAACCAGGCGCAAATCAAACTACAACAGTAACAGTGGATCCAGTTACAGCTAATCAAATGGTAAAATGGTCATGGGTAAACATACAGAAGATAGGGACCTTACCACCTGAACAGAAACAGACTATAACTTTTGCACCCGTGCAATTCCAGATTCCATCATCAGGATCAAGCTAA
- a CDS encoding DUF1404 domain-containing protein, giving the protein MKALNKDQVKLSNLIAPIVLIALAVNPYTEIQESHLEFLFMLSHYALFIGGFLLAYKLLKLPSISVLGGIFLAVLWHIPYFFALAAAFPVFRALNDTTLIIGGIMAGGSLSSLNNGFKLSLLVAWMGADTVLAILLLAGWPPYSNIIYPFSPFPESQEFLTGLSMFFVMFVIFLIAIANFLRTTFKLM; this is encoded by the coding sequence ATGAAAGCATTGAACAAAGATCAAGTCAAATTAAGCAATCTCATAGCTCCCATAGTCTTGATAGCACTTGCTGTGAACCCATACACTGAGATTCAGGAAAGCCATCTAGAGTTCCTCTTCATGTTAAGCCATTACGCCCTCTTCATAGGTGGGTTCCTCCTTGCGTACAAACTGCTAAAGCTACCCTCCATCTCAGTGCTTGGCGGCATATTCCTAGCTGTTCTCTGGCACATTCCTTACTTCTTCGCCCTTGCAGCTGCATTTCCCGTGTTTAGGGCTTTAAACGACACCACTTTAATTATTGGAGGCATAATGGCTGGAGGATCCCTCAGTTCGCTAAATAATGGATTTAAGCTTTCCCTTTTGGTTGCATGGATGGGGGCAGACACAGTACTAGCAATTCTACTTCTAGCAGGATGGCCTCCTTATTCTAACATAATTTATCCTTTCTCTCCCTTCCCTGAATCACAGGAGTTCTTAACGGGGCTTTCCATGTTCTTCGTAATGTTCGTAATATTCCTGATAGCTATAGCTAACTTCTTGAGGACAACGTTCAAGCTAATGTGA